GAGGCCCAGTGGCTCAACGGGGAGGCGTGTGGATGACCGGGTTATTCGTGAGGTGAGGGTTGCTTTTCTGCAGCTGTCTCGTTGATGGATTCGGTGGCACAGAGGTTGTTCAGGTGCCGCCTTAACCAAGAGTCATTGCTGGTTGGTGGTGGAGTGTGGCGGGGAAGCCGTTTCTTCGGCTGGTCGAGGGCGGGCTCTGCGGCCCTGCTCCCGAGGCCGGGCAGGTACCCGATGTGTGGGCGTTCCAGACCCGCTGCGTGCAGGCATTCGCCTCGACATGGACAGCGAGAGGCTTCGCTCCCACCACGATCGGCTGCTACACGTCGCTGCTGCAACGGGTGCTGGACCACTATGACCGGCCGGTGTGGCAGATCGAGCCGGCCGATGTGGACGCGATGCTCCACTCCCTGGTGGTGGCGGGGCGGGCGGCGGGGACCAGACGCCAGTACCTGCAGATGCTCCGCACGTTCCACACCTTCATCCAGGCCCGCTACGCCACCGAGATCCGCACCCTGTACGGCACCCCAGTGGCCAACCCGCTGGACCGGTTCAACCGGCTGCGCCATGTCTTCGACGACACCCCGCGCATCCTGCCGCCCACCGCCGAGCGCCTCACCGCGTTTTTCGCCTTCGCCCGCCAGCGCCTGACCACCACGTCCGACTACCCGGCCGCGGCAAGGGACTACGCACTGCTGCGCACCCTCTACCACTCCGCTCCCAGAGTGAGCGAAGCCATTCGCTTCGACCAATGCGACGTCCATCCCGCACTCGGCCCGACAGGCAAACTCCACGTCCGATTCGGCAAGGCGGCCAACACCTCGGGGCCCCGCCCGAGATGGGCACCCATGCTCGACGGACTGGACCAGATCCTCGCCTGGTACCTGGGAGACGTACGCCCCTTCTTCCCCGACACCGCCCCGCTGTTCTGCGACGCCCACGGCCAGCCGCTGAAGCCGGACACCGTACGCGACCGCCTCTGCCACCTCCTGGACCTGGAAGGCCGCCCCGCAGACGACCGGTTCACCCCGCACGATCTGCGCCGGGCCTGCGCGACCCACACTACGAGAAGGGCATGGACCTGCTCACCGTCCAGCAGCTCCTCGGTCACTGGCACATCGCCTCGACGATGGCCTACGTGCGGCCCTCGCTCACCTTCGTCGAAGACGCCTGGCGCCGCGCCACGTCGACCGCCGTCACTAACCTGGCCAGCTGACCCCAGGGCAGGACACCCATGACCACACCACCCCCTCTGCACGCCGTCGAGCCCATGCCCCCGCCACCGCAGGTGGAGTGGAGACTTCGGATGACCGCGGCACAGCGCGGTATCTGGACCGGCACCGAACTGCGCCGCCTGCTCGCCGAGCGGGCCGGTCTCGAGCTGTCTGCGGCATCGGTGTCCGCCCTGTTCACCAAACAGCCCTCCCAGGTGAAGCTCTCTACCCTGGCCGCCCTGTGCGCCGCCCTGGACTGCACCCCAGGCGACCTGCTTACCGTCGGCGAGCCCGCCATACCCCCACCACCTGGACCACGCACCACCCCACCACCTCGACAGCAGCCCGTGCCCAGCCACCGATCCCTGCCACCGCTGTGACCGCACCCCGCCCCGCACACCCCGCGACGGACCCGCCCACGACCACCCGTGCCACACCCTCTCGTGTCAAAGACAACTGCCCGGCCTGCCACCGACTGCGCTGGCTGCACCCCGACACCGGCCGCTGCCCCTGGTGCTCACGCACCTGCACGCTCTGCGGCGCACCACGGCGCTCCGCCCAGGACCTGTGCGCGGCATGCCGACGCCGATCCGCCGGAGAACGAGCTCGGGGCCCCTGCCAGCACTGCGGACGCCGACGTGCCCTCGACGCGGCGACCCAGCGCTGCCGAGCTTGTACCGATCCCACTGCCGCCCCGCCCCCAGCCCACTGCGAGCAATGCGGAACCAGCGGCCGGTGGGCCAAAGGCCTCTGCAAGCGCTGCTACGAGCATTCACCCCACACAGTCCTGACCCGCGCGGCGGGCTGGGCCAAGCGCATGCCCGCCCCGCCCTCCTGGTGGAGCGACCTCGCCGTACACCTCGCAGCGCACCGACACCCGATCTACGCGGCCGACCTCATCGCCACCACCGCGCGCCTGCTCCTCCACGCCGAGTCCTGCGACCCCTGCAGCCTCCTCGCCCGCGCTAAAAGCGATGCCCCCGAACTCGTCGGAGCGCTCACCGACTTCTTCCGCACCCACGGCCACCTCGACCCACCACCACGCCGCTCCGACAGACGAGCAACAGAACGCCGAGCCCGCCGCATCGAGGCCACACCCACCCCTCTGCGCCCCCAGGCCAAGAAGTTCGCCGCCTTCCTCCTGCGACAGCGCGAGCAAGCCGAACAACTGGGACTACGCCCCAACCAGCTGAAAACCATCGAGATCCGACTTACTGCCGTCCGCGACCTGGCCCTCCACCTCCACACCGAGGGCCACACGAACTGGGCCAGTGTCACCACCGCCCATCTGGAATCCTTCCTGGCCCTCAACCCGGCCCTCCGCGCATCCCGACTCGCGGGACTGCGCCAGTTCTTCGCGTACGCCCACTACTCCAAAGCCATCCTCCACAACCCCACCGACCCCATAAATGCCGTACAGCACAGGGGATTCAAAGGTCCCACCCTCACCCTGACCCAGCAGCGCACCCTGTACCAGCGGTGGACCACCCACCACGACATACACCCGCACGAGGCATTCATCGGCCTCGCCGCCCTGCTCCACGCAGCAACCATCACCGAGCTGCGCCAGCTCTCTGACACCGGGATCAACCCCCATCACCACAGCGTCCACTTCCCCGGCAGATCCCTGGCCATCCCGCTCGACGACGCGACCTGGACCGCACTCCAACGCTGCCAAGAACACCGACACCAACTGGGCTCGGACAACCCCCACCTGCTCGTCACTCGGCTCACCCGCACCCACCACGGCCCCGCCGGCGCCGCTCACATCCGCGACACCCTCGCCCCTACTGGCCTCCGGCCCCGCATCCTGCGCTCTACTCGCCTGCTCACCCTCGCCGATGAACTCGACGCCAAGACCCTCACCACCTCACTGGGGATGTCCTACGCAGGAGTCGCCCACTACCGGCCCAGCCCGAACCTCACCAAACCAATATGACGGTCCGAGCCCGGCGAACCGCTTGAGCTGCTCCTCGCAATGTCTATGTCCACCCAGGCATGGTGCCTTAGCGGTCTCTGGATCACCCCACGCCGTAAAGGGCTGCCTCCCGGCACACGGCAGGCAACCCTCCGCCGGAACTCATGCCCAGTCCACGCTCAGCTTCCGTAGTGCGTCGCGCTGTTCCGCGCTGAGTTTGTCCCGCCGCGACTTCGCCGTCCATCACTGTGGTCCTGGACCCCGGCGACGACGCGATTCACACGCACACTGCTCTGGCCGCCCACCATCCGCCGTCCGGCCGGATCACCCTGCACCCCGGCCCGGGCACCACCAGCGAGACCGGCCTCGCCCACGACCTTCTCGCCGCCCTGGGCAAACCGCCCCTGCTCCCGGGCCGCTTCCTTGCCGGCCGTCAGCCCGCCTGGCAAGCAGCTACCGCCTGGATGACCGCCCTGCCCATTACCCGGCTGACCGTCCTGCGCGCCCACCGCCTCACCGCCCGCCGCACGACGCGCCTCCTGCAGCTACAGGCCCTCACCGGTATCCACCTGACCCTGGTCTGCCACCGCCCACACCTCCCCGCCGCTCTCCACCAGGCCCTGCAGACGGCCGACTACTCCCTCACCGCCGACTTCGAGGCTGCCCACCGCCACTACTACGGCACGCCTGTCACCGAACCCCCGCCCGCAGACGAGCCCGCCGGGCCAGTCGGCCGGTGGCTCAACCTGCCCGCACTGGACCGCCTCGTCTCCTACGACAGCCCCCGCCCCTGCGCCGACCCGTGCACGCCACCGTCGATCGCCTGGCGGCACCGCCCACCGCCCGCGCCTCTCACCGCGCCCACCGCCCGGCGCGTCGCCCACCGGCTGCACGCGGCGACCGCACATCCTCGCCTGGCCGCGGCCGTCGCTGCCGCACTGTTCACCGGCGCCTCCCTCCAGCAACTCGCCACCGCCCGCCCCCGCGACTACGACGACGCCGCGGCCATGCTCGCCCTGCACGACCGCGCCCGCTACACCGACGGCTGCGCCGCCTACCCCGTACCGCCCTGGGCCGGCGGCTTCCTGCGGGCCGCGGCCTGCTTCACCCGCCTCGCCTCCGGCGAGGAGCAGGAATTGCTTGCCGCGCCAGGGGACCGTGGGCACCTGCTGCGCGTGGCGGAGACGGCCAGGCTGCGCCCGCCCCAGCCGCTCGCGGCTCGCCGCAAAGGCCCGGTCGGCCGTGTGGAGTGGGACTGGCGCGAGCGGCAGGAAGCCGAGAGGTACGAAGCGGTACCGGCCAGCCGCGCCAGGTCCCCACGACGCTGAACACCCTGACGTTGTTACGCGACGGGCCAGGCTCAGCCGATCGAGAAGTCGGCGAACTCGAGGTCGCTGAAGGCGATGTGCAGGCCGTGGGCGCGGTGGCCCCCGTCGCGGAAGTAGGCGTGCCCCAGCGCGCGAGCGAGGATCACCATCTGCTGCTGCTCGCCTGCGCCGGCATCCCGGGCGGCGAAGAGTTCCCGGGCGACCTCTCCAGGCAGGTACTGGGTGATCCACCGCACCCGCGGGTCGTCCGAGGAGCCTGCAGGAGCCGCGAACCCGAATCGCGCCCTGGTGTGGAAGACGAAGCCCTCCGCCTCGGCCTGGGCACGCCGACGGGCCCGTATTCGGGGCTGCCACCGAGCCAGGACCGCTTCCTCGATCGCCTGGGCATGCTGCGCACCTGGCGGACGACGTGTTCCGGGCTTCTTTGTCACCCACCGCTGCACGGTGCGCTGTGAAACGCCCAGGAGGCGTGCCACCTTCTTCGTGGAGCCCTTCTCGGCCCTCATGAGGAAACGCAGTGCCGAGGCGCCTGTAGGTACCGGGCGCGTCAGCAGCGCTCGCTCAATTCCGTCGCTGATCTCCCCCACGACTCTCCCCGGCGCTTGACCCCTATGGCTGTCTGCGCTGCCATACCTCTCACAGACGCGGCCTCCCACGATCGAGATCCGCCGTACAGGGCACACGATGGGCAAACCTGGGCTACAGACGCAGAACGGGAGACAGGGACGGTGACGGACCGAGGGCAGAGCGCCCCGGTTCGACCCGCCGATTGCCAGTGCTGCGTGGGCGTCTTTGGGTACGCAACAGGGCAACGAGCAAAGTGCTGAGGTGCATGCCATGGCTGTGCGTGCACCCACTGCGCGAGTGCCGTCAGCCCGCACTGGAACGCCTGCTGCGCCTTGCTCGGGGAGGAGCCGCGCCCAGGTGTCCGGGCTTCTGCTGCTCCAGTCACAGTCCGATGTCGTCGCCGTCCATGAGGACGCCGGGTGTGATGCCGGGCAGCTGGCCGTCGGCATCGGCCAGGTCGGCGAGGACGCGGTGGTGGCGTTGCCAGTCCAGTGGCCAGGGGCAGTTCCAGTCCGGGTCGTTCGCGGTGAGCTGCGCCGCGCGCTGCGCCGCCCGCTCCGGGTCCTGTGCTGCCCACTTCAATCCGAGGTCGACGAGGGGCCTTGACCCTGGAATCCTGCTGATGCCGCTACGCCGCTGCGCCTCCGAGGATCCTCAGTGAGTACCTCTCGTATGCGCGGTGCAGAACCATCCTCACCGGGCCCGAGACCAACACTCCGCTGACAACGTACTCCTTTTCGATTCCCGTCTTGGTCACCTGCTTCTCGTACAGGGAGTCGGTCTCCTTCTTCGCCCGGTCGAGCCACGAGGACGCCTTGTCATGGTCGATTCCGGCGACGTCGAGACCTGTGCAGGAAGCCAGGAACTCGAAATCGCCTGGTTCCTTCGTACCCGCGCGGCACAGCAGGGAGGACATGTTCTTGTGATCGGCGTAGCCGGCCGACACGGTCATCCCGTTCTTGCCGCGCCCGTGAACGTACGTCCTCATTTTCCCGTTGGGCATCTCCTGCTCGATGGGCTTTTCGAGTCGGATCTTCCAGTCCTTCGCCAGTCCGGTGAGGAAATCGTTCCCGGTGTATCCCGTGGCCATCGTCCTGCCCGGGCTAAGCGTGGCCTGTTTGTCGCTGGTCACCGCATGCTTGGGCAGATCGGAGGCCTGCGGCAGGGTCTGTGTTGCGGACGGCTCGGGACGAGGTGCCACTGTCCTCGGCGCTTGTGGCGATGCCACGCCGGGGCTGTCCTGGCCACAGGAGGCGGTTCCCACCGCGCCGGCGACGAGAGTTATCAGTACGACGGGAACGCGGAGGGCGGCCCGTGTCCCGAGCCACTGTCCACCCGAACGCGCCCTCTGGATCTGGGGTATCACCGAGAGCCCACTCCTGCCGGGAACTTGAAGCCGTCCTGGACGACAGCCGCCAGCATTCCGGATACGGCCATGATTCTCTTGCGTACTTCTCTCATGTGCACATGCTCTCCGAG
The sequence above is a segment of the Streptomyces sp. NBC_01224 genome. Coding sequences within it:
- a CDS encoding tyrosine-type recombinase/integrase encodes the protein MAGKPFLRLVEGGLCGPAPEAGQVPDVWAFQTRCVQAFASTWTARGFAPTTIGCYTSLLQRVLDHYDRPVWQIEPADVDAMLHSLVVAGRAAGTRRQYLQMLRTFHTFIQARYATEIRTLYGTPVANPLDRFNRLRHVFDDTPRILPPTAERLTAFFAFARQRLTTTSDYPAAARDYALLRTLYHSAPRVSEAIRFDQCDVHPALGPTGKLHVRFGKAANTSGPRPRWAPMLDGLDQILAWYLGDVRPFFPDTAPLFCDAHGQPLKPDTVRDRLCHLLDLEGRPADDRFTPHDLRRACATHTTRRAWTCSPSSSSSVTGTSPRRWPTCGPRSPSSKTPGAAPRRPPSLTWPADPRAGHP
- the tpg gene encoding telomere-protecting terminal protein Tpg, which codes for MGEISDGIERALLTRPVPTGASALRFLMRAEKGSTKKVARLLGVSQRTVQRWVTKKPGTRRPPGAQHAQAIEEAVLARWQPRIRARRRAQAEAEGFVFHTRARFGFAAPAGSSDDPRVRWITQYLPGEVARELFAARDAGAGEQQQMVILARALGHAYFRDGGHRAHGLHIAFSDLEFADFSIG
- a CDS encoding integrase; protein product: MPAPPSWWSDLAVHLAAHRHPIYAADLIATTARLLLHAESCDPCSLLARAKSDAPELVGALTDFFRTHGHLDPPPRRSDRRATERRARRIEATPTPLRPQAKKFAAFLLRQREQAEQLGLRPNQLKTIEIRLTAVRDLALHLHTEGHTNWASVTTAHLESFLALNPALRASRLAGLRQFFAYAHYSKAILHNPTDPINAVQHRGFKGPTLTLTQQRTLYQRWTTHHDIHPHEAFIGLAALLHAATITELRQLSDTGINPHHHSVHFPGRSLAIPLDDATWTALQRCQEHRHQLGSDNPHLLVTRLTRTHHGPAGAAHIRDTLAPTGLRPRILRSTRLLTLADELDAKTLTTSLGMSYAGVAHYRPSPNLTKPI
- a CDS encoding helix-turn-helix domain-containing protein, producing the protein MTTPPPLHAVEPMPPPPQVEWRLRMTAAQRGIWTGTELRRLLAERAGLELSAASVSALFTKQPSQVKLSTLAALCAALDCTPGDLLTVGEPAIPPPPGPRTTPPPRQQPVPSHRSLPPL